The following coding sequences are from one Sphingomonadaceae bacterium OTU29LAMAA1 window:
- a CDS encoding CopD family protein codes for MEYLAGAYLWIVAAHVIFVIFWMAGLFMLPRYLVYHQEALAAGRKDEATTWVERETKLRSIILTPAMLAVWVLGLTLATVGQHWGEGWLHAKFTFVLLLSGYHGWAVGYARKLARGVMRFEGRTLRMLNEVPALAATVIVVLVFVKPF; via the coding sequence ATGGAGTATCTGGCGGGCGCATATCTGTGGATCGTCGCGGCGCATGTGATCTTCGTGATCTTCTGGATGGCCGGTCTGTTCATGCTGCCGCGCTATCTGGTCTATCATCAGGAGGCGCTCGCGGCCGGCCGTAAGGACGAGGCGACGACGTGGGTGGAGCGGGAGACCAAGCTGCGGTCGATCATCCTGACCCCGGCGATGCTGGCCGTGTGGGTCCTGGGACTGACGCTCGCGACCGTCGGGCAGCATTGGGGCGAGGGGTGGCTGCATGCCAAATTCACCTTCGTGCTGCTGCTATCGGGTTATCATGGCTGGGCGGTCGGCTATGCGAGGAAGCTCGCCCGGGGCGTGATGCGGTTCGAGGGGCGGACGCTGCGCATGCTGAACGAGGTGCCGGCACTGGCGGCGACGGTCATCGTTGTGCTGGTATTCGTGAAGCCGTTCTGA
- a CDS encoding DUF6489 family protein: MKVTVDIDLTPEEARRAMGLPDLTPLHDRYVASLLETMSGQVRPELLENMMKSWAPMNEAGFAMWRQMFEQATKSVS; the protein is encoded by the coding sequence ATGAAGGTAACGGTAGACATCGATCTGACCCCCGAGGAGGCGCGCCGCGCGATGGGGTTGCCCGACCTGACGCCCCTGCACGATCGCTATGTCGCATCGCTGCTGGAGACGATGTCCGGACAGGTGCGGCCGGAACTGCTTGAAAACATGATGAAGAGTTGGGCACCGATGAACGAGGCGGGGTTCGCGATGTGGCGGCAGATGTTCGAACAGGCGACGAAGTCGGTTAGCTGA
- the rho gene encoding transcription termination factor Rho, producing MHLKDLKKKTPAELVSMAEELGVEGASTLRKQDLLFAILKVQAENGDQIMGLGTIEVLQDGFGFLRSPEANYLAGPDDIYISPNQVRKHGLRTGDTVEGEIRAPKDGERYFALVKLTSVNFDDPDAVRHRVNFDNLTPLYPESKLTLDPADPTQKDKSARVIDIVSPQGKGQRTLIVAPPRVGKTVMLQNIARAISDNHPEVFLIVLLIDERPEEVTDMQRSVKGEVVSSTFDEPAQRHVQVAEMVIEKAKRLVEHKKDVVILLDSITRLGRAYNTVVPSSGKVLTGGVDANALQRPKRFFGAARNIEEGGSLSIIATALIDTGSRMDEVIFEEFKGTGNSEIVLDRKVADKRVFPALDVGKSGTRKEELLVDASKLSKQWVLRRILMQMGTIDAMEFLLDKMKNSKTNEDFFDSMNQ from the coding sequence ATGCATCTCAAAGACCTAAAGAAGAAAACACCCGCCGAGCTGGTCAGCATGGCCGAAGAGCTGGGGGTCGAGGGCGCCTCGACGTTGCGCAAGCAGGACCTGCTGTTCGCGATCCTGAAGGTGCAGGCGGAAAACGGCGACCAGATCATGGGCCTCGGCACGATCGAGGTCCTGCAGGACGGCTTCGGCTTCCTGCGCTCGCCGGAAGCCAACTATCTGGCCGGCCCCGACGATATCTACATCTCGCCCAATCAGGTGCGCAAACACGGTCTGCGCACTGGCGACACGGTCGAGGGCGAGATCCGCGCACCCAAGGACGGCGAGCGCTATTTTGCGCTGGTAAAGCTGACCAGCGTCAATTTCGACGATCCCGACGCGGTCCGTCATCGCGTCAACTTCGACAACCTGACCCCGCTGTATCCGGAATCGAAGCTGACGCTCGATCCTGCGGACCCGACGCAGAAGGACAAGTCGGCCCGCGTGATCGACATCGTCTCGCCGCAGGGCAAGGGCCAGCGCACGCTGATCGTCGCACCGCCCCGCGTCGGCAAGACCGTGATGCTCCAGAACATCGCGCGCGCGATTTCGGACAACCATCCCGAGGTGTTCCTGATCGTCCTGCTGATCGACGAGCGGCCCGAGGAAGTCACCGACATGCAGCGTTCGGTGAAGGGCGAGGTCGTATCCTCGACCTTCGACGAGCCGGCGCAGCGCCACGTCCAGGTCGCCGAGATGGTGATCGAAAAGGCCAAGCGCCTGGTCGAGCACAAAAAGGACGTCGTGATCCTGCTCGACAGCATCACGCGTCTCGGCCGCGCCTACAACACCGTGGTGCCGTCGTCGGGCAAGGTGCTGACCGGCGGTGTCGACGCCAATGCGTTGCAGCGCCCCAAGCGCTTCTTCGGTGCGGCGCGCAACATCGAGGAGGGCGGTTCGCTTTCGATCATCGCCACCGCGCTGATCGACACCGGCAGCCGCATGGACGAGGTGATCTTCGAAGAGTTCAAGGGCACCGGCAACTCGGAAATCGTCCTCGACCGCAAGGTCGCCGACAAGCGCGTCTTCCCGGCGCTCGACGTCGGCAAGTCCGGCACCCGCAAGGAAGAGCTGCTGGTGGATGCCAGCAAGCTCAGCAAGCAGTGGGTGCTGCGCCGCATCCTGATGCAGATGGGCACGATCGACGCGATGGAGTTCCTGCTCGACAAGATGAAGAATTCGAAGACCAACGAGGATTTCTTCGACAGCATGAATCAATAG
- a CDS encoding dienelactone hydrolase family protein, which yields MSKTIQIETLDGNACFDAYVAEPAAHPKAAIVVIQEIFGVNAGIRSKCDRLAVDGYLAIAPDLFWPIAPNIQLDPDVPEQMDRALGLMGKFNQDAGIRDIEATIRAARAMLDDGGKVGVVGYCLGGRLAFMTAARTDVDASVGYYGVGIDGLLGETHAIAKPLLLHIPQEDHFVDKDAQAAMHTGLDDHPKVTLYDYPGEDHGFATEFGDRRSDAAAEQADSRTAAFFAEHLG from the coding sequence ATGAGCAAGACCATCCAGATAGAGACACTCGACGGCAACGCCTGTTTCGACGCCTATGTCGCGGAACCCGCAGCACATCCCAAAGCGGCGATCGTCGTGATCCAGGAGATTTTCGGGGTCAATGCGGGCATCCGCAGCAAATGCGACCGACTGGCGGTGGACGGCTATCTGGCGATCGCGCCCGACCTGTTCTGGCCGATCGCACCGAATATCCAGCTCGACCCGGACGTGCCGGAGCAGATGGATCGGGCGCTGGGATTGATGGGCAAGTTCAATCAGGACGCTGGTATCCGCGATATCGAGGCGACGATCCGCGCCGCGCGCGCCATGCTGGATGACGGCGGCAAGGTCGGGGTGGTCGGCTATTGCCTCGGCGGCCGGCTCGCCTTCATGACCGCGGCACGGACCGACGTCGATGCGTCGGTGGGCTACTATGGCGTCGGGATCGATGGCCTGCTCGGCGAGACGCATGCCATCGCGAAACCGCTCCTGCTTCACATTCCGCAGGAGGATCATTTCGTCGATAAGGACGCGCAGGCCGCGATGCACACCGGACTGGACGATCACCCCAAGGTGACGCTCTACGACTATCCGGGTGAGGATCACGGCTTCGCCACCGAATTCGGCGATCGCCGCTCCGATGCCGCGGCGGAGCAGGCGGACAGCCGCACCGCCGCCTTCTTCGCCGAACATCTCGGCTGA
- a CDS encoding kinase/pyrophosphorylase — MMRLHLHLLSDSTGETLENIAKAALAQYDDVETVRHFWPMVRTEAHLERILQEIAQNPGLVIFTLVNVATRRILEQRCLALGLPAVAPLDPVNDALSGLLGQQAKARPGRQHALDAAYFARVDAIQWTIAHDDGIASEDWEEAEIVLAGVSRSSKTPTSIYLANRGWKTANIPIVVESPPPRILFDLKNPLVVGLTTSADRLIQIRRNRLLSLNQMPDTPYVEEEAVTREIAYARRMFADNGWPVIDVTRRSIEETAAAIIALANQRKAGVV, encoded by the coding sequence ATGATGCGCCTCCACCTCCACCTGCTGTCGGACTCGACGGGCGAAACGCTGGAGAACATCGCCAAGGCGGCGCTCGCGCAGTACGACGACGTCGAGACAGTCCGCCATTTCTGGCCGATGGTGCGCACCGAGGCACATCTGGAGCGCATCCTGCAGGAGATCGCGCAGAATCCGGGGCTGGTGATCTTCACGTTGGTGAACGTCGCGACCCGCCGCATCCTCGAACAGCGTTGCCTCGCGCTTGGCCTGCCCGCGGTCGCGCCGCTCGATCCGGTCAACGATGCGCTGTCCGGCTTGTTGGGCCAGCAGGCCAAGGCGCGGCCCGGTCGCCAGCATGCGCTCGACGCCGCCTATTTTGCGCGTGTCGATGCGATCCAGTGGACGATCGCCCACGACGACGGCATCGCGTCGGAGGATTGGGAGGAGGCGGAGATCGTGCTGGCCGGCGTCTCGCGTTCGTCGAAGACGCCGACGTCGATCTATCTCGCCAACCGCGGCTGGAAGACGGCGAACATTCCGATCGTCGTCGAAAGCCCGCCGCCGCGCATTCTGTTCGACCTCAAGAACCCGCTCGTCGTGGGTCTCACCACCAGTGCCGACCGGCTGATCCAGATCCGTCGCAACCGGCTGCTGTCGCTCAACCAGATGCCCGACACGCCCTATGTGGAGGAGGAAGCGGTAACGCGCGAGATCGCTTATGCCCGCCGCATGTTCGCCGACAACGGCTGGCCGGTGATCGACGTCACCCGCCGGTCGATCGAGGAAACCGCCGCCGCGATCATCGCGCTGGCCAACCAGCGCAAGGCGGGTGTGGTGTGA
- a CDS encoding sensor domain-containing diguanylate cyclase, protein MHDVKLHDDDARLAALRRLDVLDSAVEEPFEKIVTLVRTVLGVPMATVTLVDRDRQWFKARRGIDVAETPRSISLCTHTIQQREALIIGDTHGDPRFADNPLVTGAPHIRAYAGIPLRTPDGYNVGSLCAMDTKARAFTPADIAILTNCAHIVSDELELRMVAQVDFLTGALTRRAFVEQAEREIARAARYHRPSTIVMLDVDHFKSVNDTYGHAAGDQVLHQLAELATLTLRPSDVFGRLGGEEFALLLPETGGDDAVIAAERLRMAIAANVIRLADGQDLRITASFGVAALAADTSVAAWLERADTMLYAAKAGGRNQTRLAA, encoded by the coding sequence ATGCATGACGTCAAACTGCACGACGACGACGCGCGGCTGGCCGCCTTGCGCCGTCTCGATGTACTGGATTCGGCAGTCGAGGAGCCGTTCGAGAAGATCGTGACGCTGGTCCGTACCGTGCTCGGCGTGCCCATGGCGACGGTGACGCTGGTCGACCGCGACCGTCAGTGGTTCAAGGCGCGTCGCGGGATCGACGTCGCCGAAACGCCGCGCAGCATTTCGCTGTGCACCCACACCATCCAGCAACGCGAAGCGTTGATCATCGGGGATACGCACGGCGACCCGCGTTTCGCGGACAACCCGCTGGTCACGGGCGCGCCGCATATCCGTGCCTATGCCGGCATCCCGCTGCGGACGCCCGATGGCTATAACGTGGGATCGCTCTGTGCGATGGATACGAAGGCGCGTGCCTTTACCCCTGCCGACATCGCCATTCTGACCAACTGCGCCCATATCGTCAGCGACGAGCTGGAACTGCGAATGGTTGCGCAGGTCGATTTCCTGACCGGAGCGCTGACCCGACGTGCGTTCGTCGAGCAGGCGGAGCGCGAAATCGCCCGTGCGGCGCGGTATCATCGGCCGAGCACGATCGTGATGCTGGACGTGGATCACTTCAAATCGGTCAACGACACCTACGGCCACGCTGCCGGGGATCAGGTGCTGCATCAACTGGCGGAACTGGCGACACTGACGCTGCGGCCCAGCGATGTGTTCGGCCGACTGGGCGGCGAGGAATTCGCGCTGTTGTTGCCCGAAACCGGCGGGGACGACGCGGTCATCGCCGCCGAGCGATTGCGGATGGCGATCGCCGCAAACGTCATCCGTCTTGCCGATGGGCAGGATCTGCGGATCACCGCCAGCTTCGGCGTCGCCGCGCTGGCGGCGGATACGTCCGTGGCCGCATGGCTCGAGCGCGCCGATACGATGCTCTACGCGGCAAAGGCCGGCGGCCGTAACCAGACCCGGCTGGCGGCCTGA
- the hemE gene encoding uroporphyrinogen decarboxylase, translating into MWLMRQAGRYLPEYRALRAEKGGFLALATDPAAAAEVTLQPIRRFGFDGAILFSDILMVPWALGQDLTFGPGEGPRLSPPLVDAALNALQRVPERLEPVYGTCERVAAALPPETTFLGFAGSPWTVATYMVAGAGSKDQHETRGFAYTDEGAFQAIVDAIVAMTIEYLARQIAAGVEAVQLFDSWAGSLSPAQFERWVIAPNAAIVAGLRARCPDAVIIGFPKGAGGKLPAYARETGVDAIGLDETVDPVWANDVLPAGLPVQGNLDPLALLAGGRVLEDGIDRVLNAFVDRPHVFNLGHGIGQFTPIAHVERLVSRVRGNG; encoded by the coding sequence ATGTGGCTCATGCGGCAGGCGGGACGATACCTTCCCGAGTATCGCGCGCTGCGAGCGGAGAAGGGCGGCTTCCTGGCGCTCGCCACCGACCCGGCGGCGGCGGCGGAGGTGACGCTGCAACCAATCAGGCGGTTCGGTTTCGATGGCGCCATCCTGTTCTCCGACATCCTGATGGTCCCCTGGGCACTGGGACAGGACCTGACGTTCGGGCCGGGCGAGGGACCGCGCCTGTCGCCACCGCTGGTGGATGCGGCCCTGAACGCCTTGCAACGGGTGCCTGAGCGACTGGAGCCGGTCTATGGCACCTGCGAACGGGTCGCCGCCGCCTTGCCGCCTGAGACGACGTTTCTGGGCTTTGCCGGATCGCCGTGGACGGTGGCGACGTACATGGTCGCGGGCGCAGGGTCGAAGGACCAGCATGAGACTCGCGGCTTCGCCTACACGGACGAGGGCGCGTTCCAGGCGATCGTCGATGCGATCGTCGCGATGACGATCGAATATCTGGCACGGCAGATCGCGGCGGGGGTCGAGGCGGTGCAGCTGTTCGACAGCTGGGCGGGATCGCTGTCGCCGGCGCAGTTCGAACGCTGGGTCATCGCGCCCAATGCGGCGATCGTCGCCGGCTTGCGCGCCCGCTGTCCGGACGCGGTCATCATCGGCTTTCCGAAGGGGGCAGGGGGCAAGCTGCCCGCCTATGCCCGCGAGACCGGGGTGGATGCGATCGGGCTGGACGAGACGGTCGATCCGGTCTGGGCGAACGACGTTCTGCCTGCCGGGTTGCCGGTACAGGGCAACCTCGACCCGTTGGCGCTACTCGCCGGCGGGCGGGTACTGGAGGACGGTATCGACCGCGTCCTGAACGCTTTCGTCGACCGGCCGCACGTCTTCAATCTGGGCCATGGCATCGGCCAGTTCACGCCGATCGCGCATGTCGAGCGACTGGTCTCACGCGTACGGGGGAACGGCTGA
- a CDS encoding TerC family protein, with product MLSAAAASGPGSPAEIWQHIVNDFANIGSPAALSAFLQVLMIDVVLAGDNAIVVGALAAGLPIDQRKKVILIGIVAALVLRIIFALAVSWLLGVIGLIFAGGVLLIWVAWKMWRELREGHNAGSPEVDGDETSGLRPAKSFAAAAWAVAVADVSMSLDNVLAVAGAARDHPGILIIGLLLSVALMGIAANLIAKYIERYRWIAYIGLLVIVYVAGKMIYEGVVDPNVGVLKLFA from the coding sequence ATGCTGAGCGCCGCTGCCGCCAGCGGGCCGGGGTCTCCGGCCGAGATCTGGCAGCATATCGTCAACGATTTCGCCAATATCGGCAGTCCCGCCGCCTTGTCGGCGTTCCTTCAGGTGCTGATGATCGACGTCGTGCTGGCCGGCGACAATGCGATCGTCGTCGGCGCGCTCGCTGCGGGCCTGCCGATCGACCAGCGCAAGAAAGTCATCCTGATCGGCATCGTCGCCGCGCTGGTGCTGCGGATCATCTTCGCGCTGGCCGTCAGCTGGCTGCTCGGCGTGATCGGGCTGATCTTCGCTGGTGGCGTCCTGCTGATCTGGGTCGCGTGGAAGATGTGGCGCGAGCTGCGCGAAGGCCACAATGCCGGATCGCCCGAAGTCGACGGTGACGAAACCTCGGGACTGAGGCCCGCCAAGAGCTTCGCCGCGGCCGCCTGGGCCGTCGCCGTCGCCGACGTCTCGATGAGCCTCGATAACGTGCTCGCTGTGGCGGGTGCGGCCCGCGACCATCCGGGCATCCTGATCATCGGCCTGCTGTTGTCGGTCGCCCTGATGGGGATCGCGGCGAACCTGATCGCCAAGTACATCGAGCGCTACCGCTGGATCGCCTATATCGGCCTGCTGGTGATCGTCTACGTCGCCGGCAAGATGATCTACGAAGGGGTCGTCGACCCGAACGTCGGGGTCCTCAAGCTGTTCGCATGA